ATccaaaattaatcattaaaaaagttttgtgggcctgaaagtttttgatcagaacaatcTGAAGAAGATTTTGGGGGcgctttgaaaaagtttcacagaataCAATTTccctagtcatatactaaaactataatatattcgaagctttgatcacccgtagctcgaaaactgctcatttaaaatttttgtggcccTCAAagattttgatcagaatgatccaaaggaTATTTTAGAGTAGGTTAGATaaaatttcacagaaagccattatCCTATTTAATATTGCGGAGTCCTTTCTCCTTgatttttctttgttatttcGGCGACAAAATCTTAAGTTATTTAATACGGTCCTTTTAGTGTTGCAAACTTTACCAATGTACCAGCTTTCTTGTTTCCAGGACTACTTGGagataaaatttggtttttcaaGATAATTCTTGTGCGAAAGACGTATATTAGTTACACCCCTTTTGAACGATGGTGTAttacacaatatttaaaatagtagaAATGTTTAAAAGAAGAACACATTGTTATAACCATAAACACTACAATCATGTTTTGTTTGTATCCCATTCGTAACCACAACACAATTCTTGGTCGTCCCCCTTCCAATTCTCATTccattttgttgttgtttgttgctTATTTATGTGgctaacaataaaataaattttattctagaataaattttataaaattgtgttgTTATGTGCATGCATAGAATTGCAATTTCACATCAGTGTGtagaatttttcatatttttacaaaaaaaaattatcataatttattatcatattgtAACGGAGTCGTTATAATTCAgtaatttatctattttaatattttttagttaactgtttattttattaaattcattgtgaattccaataataaatatttgcaaacCGCAAAGTGGTTTGGAAAACCTTGAAAGGCTGATATCACGGAATATAATCGGtttagtcggataaaggaatacataaaatatccaTTCTTatggagtcctcaataacagctccaattttgatgatgttgtttttgtatattatttaaaatcagaaacatttcagaaataggggatgaaagtttgtatgaaaatatatataaaccgtcatttttgagttcactacgtaattatttcacctatagatcactctccattaaattactttttaaacaaaaccaaaaaaatcaaaatcggttcatccgtttaggcgctatagacagacagacacacacacatagcggtcaaacttataacacccctttttttagttcgggggttaaaaaatacacaaagtaattaaaagtaaacacttTTTATGAATTATCTGAGATGGTTTCTTGAAACCAGTCAAATTAtaggaaaaacaatttattttaattattttaatatatgttaTCAAAATGCTACTCATTATCTTCCCTGATCGCTTCGTTGGATATTTGTTGAgtgcaaaaattgaaattctttgAATGCCTCACGATATCGTTTCATACTTTCGATTTGTAAAAATCAAAGAATCCATTTAGTGAAAAAGACAATCCAAACAAATCGTgctttttttgaaagtataaacGAATTTGCTTTAAGTCAATGCTTTTTTCGTATATGCTAATTTACTctttttttacgtttatttatataattttagtgCAAAAACATCAACCTTGCTTCATAATTTCACATTACCGACAAAGTAACAGAAAAGTatgaaaagaataataattaatttacaaaaaatacttgCACGTATTtggatgtattttaaaatttaaaggaaCATCATTCGAataatgaatgatttttatttcctCACTTAAATGGTTCTTGACCTtaggaaatatatattattcttaaaaaatagtaaacgtGATGCCATAAAtgcaattcaaattaaataattaaatcgggagataaaattgtataaaatttcaatacatttattttaattatgacgGCCGTTCATAGGTTTAATTATGTAATCTTAGGACGATTTATCACACTCTCGAATAAAATACGGTGTTCGAATGATTTATTATGCAAAAGTTATTTTGTCTCAGTAGTCGATAAAAATGAACTCAGTAGTACATGCGAAATTTTTTACCAATCAGGCCATGTCTACGATTCTAAATACCAGAAACCCAGTTGTCGTTCAGTTGCAAAACCAACCAGATTTTGGTGGATTTTGATTACTTACGGTAAATATAACCAAagacaattgaaaacaaacaacttactgagttaattgttgaaataccatgtatggacagtgttgattacgtattcgattgttttttcacgtcatgtaggtaaagaaagataaacaaacataatatttgtgacatgtaaatttaaatataaacaataggtacCTGTATAATGGTTGTctgtacatactatataatgtttctaagctaatttaCGCCCgaacggataaacagtgatgtttacgaaaaaatatttcaaacaaaagtagtttatttttttataaagaacattttttacatttaaacttttgttctatctctaacggtttacaagatcttCAAAACCttcacctatgttgctcatttacgaacttgacctcaaccTGAGTTTttaacgtcctgagcacgctatgaaaatttcagcttgatatctccttttgtttttgagttatcgtgtccacggacagacggacgaacgggcaaccgaaaatgggttaaatagatgattttatgaacacctttaccaatattttgtccgtagcatcaatatttttgaaaaaagtatgacCGAAATGCAGACTACATCTAATTTGTGTCTACGGTTTCTAAATCCGCGCTTACAAAAATAAGTACTATTTGATGCATTCTGTACTTTTgagttgttgttttttgttttaacattaaataagaTTTACACATTCATTCATTATTACACGTTTCTATTTAACAATTATGGGTAATGATACTCTAACTCTAACATAATGTCCTGTATGCTATGCTTATTGAACTTATATAGCTGATGAGGCGTTAATGATGCCTTGTTAACTACATATACAAACAttcaatacaattattattacctattatTATCGTTTCTTTGCAATTGTTTTCAACTTTGCATTACATTCATGAAAATAGAGATTGTGTCTTTgactttaatagttttttaaggcCTATTATAACTATTACATTGATGTTTTCATGACTGTTAATAATATCTGTATTTATAGTTAAAGTGACTATGCGAAACACCtgttttttggttttgtatttGTCACCCACGGCGCCAAATCCCAAGGATTGCCTCTGAATACATGAATATCAATTAGAAAAATACATTATTGAGCACCTCTGTGATACGTATACGATATCGATAAATGTAACCAATATGTTGCTTACTGTTGCCTGACTACTGGTTCTTCAGCAGTCATATCATCCATGTATTCAGGGACACTCCTTCGGTTTTGGCACCATAGGTAACCTTCAACATATCATATTCTTTTGGTAACTGGTCTTAAATTCGAATATCTTACAAAAGATAAAGGACATCggaatattagataggaaaatggctttctgtgaagcTTTTTCTAATACACCCTAAAGTGTCTCTCTCAcggctacaaaattttttagtggGTAGTTTTTTGGGCTACGGGCattcaaagctacacatatattatatttatagcatTTTTATGACACATCTAAGAAGCAAAAGTATGCcacaaacatgagatctgagacattcttcaCTTGCTACCGTGGTGTGTATGCTATTTTTGTGCTCAATGGAAACGGAAAGAGTCAATTTCGTTTAGCACAGCGGGACAAAAGTTGACACTTTACACCTGGAGGGGAGAAAATGTTATTCCATTATTAGCCTTGTGATATACTCTTTACTCTTTGATCTCTCTCTGATCACTTGAAATTAGAACAAAATATGAATCACTctctatttgttaaaaaattaattcccaTAGTTTGTGTATCTAAGTAGAATTATCGCTCCCAAGCGGATGGACTGATTTGTTTCATTTACAATTTGTTCAACCATGTAAATTAGTAGCATTTTCTTTGTAAGTATCGCAATTTCAGCGAAACAATGTACAATCTACTTTAatactcaataaaaaattaatttaggtaCAAATAAAGACAAACATTCGTCCATATTTCTTGTTTTTCAATGGCTATGTTTTGGTCGAAAGATTGCTCAGCAAGCAAACTCAAACATCTCCAAACATTTAGCATTTCATGTCACATGTAGATGATTGTGTAGGCTGTCAAATGCCGAAAGACTGATCAGTTTGCTTAGCGAGATTCATGTCTATCAACCTGGCTGCGATGGATTTAGGCAAAAATAGACCGAAcgaaatttctgtaatagtgttcCATTTTTAACGCCAGGgataaaaacttcaaaactcAACCAACTCTATAATCGACATACTCAACCCAACCaattcgtaattacaacaatactccggttctataaaaattttggtttatttttccgggtctattttATCCGATTATCGGCTGAGATTTGGCGCCTCCTTTCAATGCTTTCCGTCGGAATTTTTCACGGAATTGTAAAATCTTTTTAGAAACtttattaactaattttgtAAACTGAAATTATCTGCGTTTGTCTAGCCTTTTATGAAAACATTACTATACACAGAATGAATGTGTTTAtattaatgcaaaaaatatgtattttacgtTATGCTGTGTAGGagttttacattattataattaatgtttattggaatgttaaaaaataaattctttttacatgtttgcttattattatttcaataatagcttaacatttttttttgtcgtacATTAACACAACAGTTCATCAGTGTATGTAGATGATTatgtttttaagatttaaaaataaaaatacgtttgATGATAAATAATGACACTatgcttttaattatttataatttcacttatgtaataattaaattgtttaattttaataatttattacaaatatttctcTACATGTAAACTTGTAAAGTTCTTATcactattttaaaacttatctgTTAATGGatagtttaaatttatacgtataGTCAAGAGAATTTATGTGTTTGAGAACATTTAGATattatataatctttttttacttcttgTATCTCTCATCTCTTAGAGCCAAAATTAGTAATCTACAAGCTTGATCTGCCAAGAAATTTGTAATACTATCCCATATATTTCATAAGTTCtcaatttaaaaacactttaagaatatttattattttcattcaaggGAGTGGAGCTGTAGCTTTAGCACATTTCGATGGTGTGGGTGTTGATGAAGCTGTTACAACTATGGTAGCACGTGTACAAGAGCTAGCAATGGGCTATGCAGAAGGGCGTATTGAATTACAATTAGTTGGAGGATACAGTGATCCAAATCATTATTCtgaagaattattttataatataatgagtAAGTaatatgcattattttttatattcactgcatttctttcaaaataagttGATTAATTACCCTAAAATTTTATCACCACCCAAAAGAGTCACTCATAGTTACGGGCCAGGTGCTTTTTATTAGGCATACAAGACTCAAAAGTCCAacttacaacaaaataaaaatgaaaagccTTCGAAAGCTAATATTCCGCGAAATATTCACTTTGggccaaatattttaattttgtttttaaagaccCGTTGTCTGAGCCATATCTTAAAacgggaaataaatttttttaatttctcataaattgtaaatattagtttattttagtttaaaaaaaaattcacaaatataattttcgatCTTATTTTCTAGGTGCATTTCATAAACAACCTGTAGAAATTGATTTAACATTAGCTTGTGTTGGTGAATTGAATACATCAATTCGTGGTGGTATACACTGGCCATTAGTTTATGGAATTGCTGTAAATGTAAAGACTGGGGAAATATTTCCAGCTAATTTTCAAGATAAAGGACCTGATCATGAATTACGTTTAGCACGACATATTACCAATGGTGGAAATCAGGTTTTGGATGTTTACGACTCAAACGTAGGAATGTTACGAATTGGTCCATTTAATTATGATCCTCTTCGTGGAGTTGACTTATGGTTAGCTCAAAGTGATGAGGTTATTTTGCAGCATTTGAGTACATCACCAGATGTTGAACCTCCACATTACGTTATGGAAGTAAGTAAAATTGTGAATAACTGTAAAGAAAAAGACAACATGATTCATACAGGATGAATTACTACGTTTATAGTGAATATTGATAGTATTTATTGGGcttagaaacatattttttagagGCTTAAGGTGAACTTCAACCATGCTTGAAAACATCTACTATAAATTTTCTGTTGAAATGTATAGGGAATCAAgagaaataaattgaaagttATTCTGATTCACAAGAACAATTgatcaaaaagaataaaaaaatcgtatttaaatCGATTGTAAGCTTTCTTGTCTTCATTTCTTACGACGTAAACGTCAAAAAACGAGAATCAAAAAGCGTAATCTTTAAAGCACAAATCCTTTTCCAAATTGACATTATgtttttctgtatattttttagtGTTTAAAACTCCCTTAGATCCTTATAGCCGACTTCTCTTCTTCATGTTCGCTTTCTTTTtcatatttagtaatttttaaagtcAAACTAAACTATTTATCTTTTTTAGATGCGAGCAGCATTAAAGTATATACAAGATAATCCATTTCCAGCTGTGACTGTATTTAGAGATAATCGTCCGCGTTACTTCCGTCGAGATGAACATACTGGTTTGTGGGTACTTTATAGATtctaatttgttataaaataatagaaatattaaaaattgaaaaacaaaactatgctataaatttattatttaaaatagatttattataaaaaaacaaaatacttatattaattttatgaatagtcTGAGTCATTTCAGTCAAACATCACCaaaattgtaagaatttttataggaattacaataaatatttccatttatcaTGATTGTGCTCTTTGACAAAggattaaatgattattttgttttctaaaaactCAGTTcctaaacataaaatattgtgtaaacgaaattggaaatattaatgtagaattgaaaatatcacaacaaagtacttaaaaaaaatgattgaggTCCAATTTTATATATCCTTTGTCAATATCacaaaaataaggaaaatattttgcttaaatatagaaaatatacaaaCTTATACGTAAAGCGATcctagtttaaatttaaatatatcaaaatatatcacTTATTTATTAGACGACCTTATTTGTTAAATTAGataatcaatttcattttgtcATCAATATTGTAAAAGGTGCAGCTCAAAAATGaggaaaatatttaactaattgTTTGTGGATCAGATGTTACTTCTGTTCAgctaaaatttcaaacaaaatgagAAATTGATGACTCAAcaacaaatgtaataatattttaaaaagaattagttTTGCAATGTGAATTCGAAAATCAATAGATCTGCATGAAAATCATcacaagttgaaaatttgatgaattttgttcaTGTTTTAATACGACCAAAGAGTATTATCTTGGACTAAATAGATAATCAAAGTAAACTATCCTCTTGAACTTACTTTCAACGACCTCTTAACGAAACTCCCTTAACCATTTTTAGCAGTCTTaagtttatgaatttaaaatcaaattaaacaaattccttttattattattggattCATGCAAGTAGTAGTGAAATTATCAAGTGTCCAAGGAAATTTTtcgattcaaattttttctacatttttaagTTGCACCTAATATAAATATGGGTTCAATAATCAATTGTAAAGAATCATCTACTCAATGCATTACAATATGAACATTCATGTATTGAATTTCTACGATTCCAATCGTTGTATTGTGTGATACTTTCTAATACTTCTTTTTTTgcctaaaaactttttgaataataatcttATTTATTCTGAGACCCCATTCTCTTGGGAGTTAACAAAAACTTCAATTCATGTCATTCTCTTGAGTATGAAGTTTCCACAAACtaatataatcgaatttttatataattttaaatataggattttcTAACAGTAACGAAAAATTAGCCTtgacttttttgaaatatttaattttaatagaacaaaattttttaatacttttgggAAATCCTATCAGTAATaatgctttgatttttttaagtttatataaataatcttgtttgttaaattattgtaaatacactgaatttataagaaatgtatgtacaatttattaattatattaaaaaaaaaaggagcacacattatttaattacaagattttttttttaataaaataatttgttaggGCAATACCTCTCATaattattatagattttattattattaattaatattattcttattattttaaatgcgaGTAGGCATTTAATATACCAAACGCTAGGGGTGCTTTATACACACAAATATCATCTCTTACGATTgttgtttgattttttctattttgcatTGATATTTCTTCTCTGAAGTTTTCCTTCGTGGTATGATTGTCTTTTTAAATATGATGTATGTTGTGTGGAGTAAATCTTTTTTATCGACGGatctgcaatttttttaagtagttaTTATTGGTACGACAGCAttcttttttttcctatttGATCTTGACGGCACTTGCATCAATACCCTTGGCATCTATGGCGGCCACGCCTGATAATTCATCgtcagattttttaaattttgttttctaaaaatagtgACCTATACTTACAACTACAATTCATGAAGACACCGTTAttcttattattcttattattttaaatgcgaGTAGGCATTTAATATACCAAACGCTAGGGGTGCTTTATACACACAAATATCATCTCTTACGATTgttgtttgattttttctattttgcatTGATATTTCTTCTCTGAAGTTTTCCTTCGTGGTATGATTGTCTTTTTAAATATGATGTATGTTGTGTGGAGTAAATCTTTTTTATGGGGGGGGGGTCCACGAAATCTGACATTGTGTGACAAGGGGTAGGGTCAAAATCTTTTTGACTTcacacattaaaatttaaaatataaacgcaaaaattatatgtaaaaaagaaACTAATCTATAAAACCAAGTATTTATTATACTccctttttgaattatttgacttaatgttgatttttattaaagagttttattaaacatttaagaaaacaaaattaaaccgctgttttattttaattatttctataaagttataaaatatgagAAGTCTCACCAAGGAAAGGGGGCTTAAAAACTGTGACTATATTT
The Chrysoperla carnea chromosome 4, inChrCarn1.1, whole genome shotgun sequence genome window above contains:
- the LOC123298005 gene encoding protein N-terminal asparagine amidohydrolase; the encoded protein is MVLVLNGVLQEESPVDSRTLFHNHPIYREAAARHLLAHPRKLVGPQGLLYVQQREMAATTPHDKYVSILGSDDATTCIITVVRHSGSGAVALAHFDGVGVDEAVTTMVARVQELAMGYAEGRIELQLVGGYSDPNHYSEELFYNIMSAFHKQPVEIDLTLACVGELNTSIRGGIHWPLVYGIAVNVKTGEIFPANFQDKGPDHELRLARHITNGGNQVLDVYDSNVGMLRIGPFNYDPLRGVDLWLAQSDEVILQHLSTSPDVEPPHYVMEMRAALKYIQDNPFPAVTVFRDNRPRYFRRDEHTGLWVLYRF